The Caproicibacterium lactatifermentans genome contains a region encoding:
- a CDS encoding peptidoglycan DD-metalloendopeptidase family protein, which yields MQQNNPKQQTKPVLSENDSFPPKAEKTANNGLKHKARFLVPILALFVAAGAAYAAHTAWEKPRTASVSLHGAGQQFSQNFASVRPAQQYRLRFALTESSAANRAAEQSLLLNINKPVVKQQAVGVYVDNTFIGAVQDGSELQSMLNTFLSRAESNTGCTTASILNKIRLVPGQYDKSVIVTENAMQVLLSGEKTASKTYTVENGDTIDKIAKKSGVTAARLAAVNPGLNVKSLQPGDVIYLEPQKKLLSIQTVGSKTETSSIAYSKQTVPSASLNKGQRVLKTKGTAGTKATTYQVTYVNGVETARKIISQKTVPPVTEVTEQGTKEQPKAQTVTTSAVGMATGSFLWPVPTLTTVTSGYSARWGRFHYGLDISGENAMGQPIYAADGGTVQFSGVDPGGFGNYVVIDHGNGYCSIYGHACKLLVSQGQKVAQGQLIAMVGSTGHSTGAHCHFEVHKNGEKVNPTNLVHADVAKTVSYLGNKLTAEQITAMDKAAQQTAKLTLETYQKSISTAAATAANQ from the coding sequence ATGCAGCAAAACAATCCAAAACAGCAGACAAAACCTGTGCTGTCTGAGAATGACTCTTTTCCGCCAAAGGCAGAAAAAACAGCAAATAATGGGCTGAAGCATAAAGCACGGTTCCTGGTTCCGATTCTTGCTTTGTTTGTGGCAGCGGGTGCCGCTTATGCGGCGCACACAGCATGGGAAAAACCACGTACAGCTAGTGTTTCGCTGCACGGTGCGGGCCAGCAGTTTTCCCAGAACTTTGCATCGGTCCGTCCAGCACAGCAGTACCGTCTGCGCTTTGCGCTGACGGAGAGTTCTGCCGCAAATCGGGCAGCGGAACAATCCCTTTTGCTTAACATCAATAAACCGGTTGTCAAACAGCAGGCGGTTGGTGTCTATGTGGACAACACCTTCATCGGCGCGGTTCAGGACGGCAGCGAACTGCAGTCTATGCTGAACACATTTCTTTCCCGTGCAGAATCCAACACGGGGTGTACAACTGCTTCTATCCTCAACAAAATCCGGCTTGTGCCGGGACAATATGACAAATCGGTTATCGTTACGGAAAATGCCATGCAGGTTCTGCTTTCCGGCGAAAAAACGGCGAGCAAAACTTATACAGTGGAGAACGGCGATACCATTGATAAAATAGCGAAGAAAAGCGGCGTAACGGCGGCACGACTGGCCGCAGTCAATCCGGGTCTTAACGTGAAAAGTCTGCAGCCGGGCGACGTTATTTATCTGGAGCCGCAGAAAAAACTGCTTTCCATTCAAACTGTTGGCAGCAAAACGGAAACTTCCAGTATCGCCTATTCGAAACAGACAGTGCCTTCCGCTTCTTTGAATAAAGGACAGAGGGTTCTGAAAACAAAGGGCACAGCCGGAACGAAGGCAACAACGTATCAGGTAACGTATGTCAATGGTGTGGAAACAGCCCGCAAAATAATCAGCCAAAAGACCGTGCCCCCTGTCACGGAAGTGACAGAACAGGGGACCAAAGAGCAGCCTAAGGCGCAGACGGTGACAACCAGTGCGGTTGGTATGGCGACCGGCAGTTTTCTGTGGCCGGTGCCAACGCTGACAACAGTTACTTCCGGCTATAGCGCGCGGTGGGGCAGATTCCACTACGGACTGGATATTTCCGGTGAGAACGCAATGGGACAGCCAATTTACGCGGCTGATGGCGGCACCGTGCAGTTTTCGGGTGTCGACCCGGGCGGATTTGGCAACTACGTTGTTATTGACCATGGCAACGGCTACTGCAGCATTTACGGACACGCCTGCAAACTGCTGGTTTCTCAGGGCCAAAAGGTTGCACAGGGCCAGCTGATTGCAATGGTGGGAAGCACGGGACATTCCACCGGTGCGCATTGTCATTTTGAGGTGCATAAAAACGGCGAAAAAGTGAACCCAACAAACCTAGTCCATGCTGATGTGGCCAAAACGGTTTCCTATTTGGGAAATAAGCTTACAGCGGAACAGATTACGGCGATGGATAAAGCGGCACAGC
- a CDS encoding S-ribosylhomocysteine lyase, producing the protein MKRIASFCVNHNTLTPGIYTSRIDGDITTYDIRMRTPNQPPFLEQGSLHTIEHLFATAARNSRFKNQVIYFGPMGCRTGFYLLVRDMKPADVIALITETFRQIADWSGEIPGAKKAECGNYLEHNLAGAKKEAENFLPVIDNWKTADLAYRP; encoded by the coding sequence ATGAAACGCATTGCCAGTTTTTGTGTCAATCATAATACCCTGACACCCGGAATTTATACTTCCCGCATTGACGGGGATATTACTACGTATGATATTCGGATGCGCACACCCAATCAGCCGCCTTTTCTGGAGCAGGGCAGTTTGCATACCATTGAGCATTTGTTCGCAACAGCGGCACGCAACAGCCGGTTTAAAAATCAGGTTATCTACTTCGGTCCGATGGGCTGCCGGACAGGATTTTACCTACTGGTACGGGATATGAAACCTGCGGACGTCATTGCGCTGATTACGGAAACGTTCCGCCAAATTGCGGACTGGAGCGGAGAAATTCCCGGCGCAAAAAAGGCGGAGTGCGGCAACTATTTAGAGCACAACCTTGCGGGGGCCAAAAAAGAAGCGGAAAACTTCCTTCCGGTTATCGATAATTGGAAAACGGCGGATTTGGCTTACCGTCCGTAA